In the Halorubrum ruber genome, CGATCTCGCTGGGCCTGCCGCCGCGCCTCGTCCTCGCCGACGTAGTCGCCGAACGCCGACAGCGCGACGCGGGTGACGAACAGGTCCGCGCGGTCGTCGACGAGCGGCAGCGCGAGCGCGAGGCAGGCCGCGACCGCGACGGCAAGGGGGAGGTACTCGATCATCGGTCGGTGGCGTCGGGGTCGACGCCGTCGGCGGCTTCGGGACCGCGGTCGGCCCCGTCGCCCGGCGCGACCGCGTCGGTCTCATCCGCGATATCGGCGGCGTCGACGCCCTCGGCCGCGGCGGCGCGCTCGTCGAGCTTCTCCATCACGCGGTCGGCGTCGGCGTAGTACTCGTTGACGAGGGCGGTGAACGTGCGGTAGTCGTCGATGCCGAGCGCGGAGAGCAGTTCGATGAAGCGCTCGCGGCGCCGGACCTCGCGGAGCAGCTCCGCCCGGGACCAGCCGCGCTCGTCGGCGATCTCCTCCAGCAGCGAGGAGTCGTTCCGGCGGAACGTGTCGGAGTCGGGCACCCACTCGAACGCCGAGGAGTAGTCGAGCTCGCCGGTGCGCTGGTCGATGCCGCCGATCTCGCCGATCGTCTTCGCGCGCCGCACGCGCTCGTCGTCGGAGCGCGTGAGCGTCTGGACCGAGAGCATGTCGAGCGACTGGACCATCGCGCGGGGGACGTTGATCGGCTCGTTCTCCAGCCGGTTGATCACCGTCTCGATCGAGTCGGCGTGCATCGTCGAGAAGGTGGTGTGGCCGGTGTTCATCGCCTGGAAGAGGGTGATCGCCTCCTCGCCGCGCACCTCGCCGACGACGATGTACTCCGGGCGGTGGCGCAGCGCCGAGCGCAGCAGGTCGTACATGTCGATGTCCGTCCCCTCGTACCGGCGCTCGCGGGTGACCGCGGAGAGCCAGTTGTCGTGGTACAGGGAGAGCTCGCGGGTGTCCTCGATGGTGAGCACCTTCGCGCGCGGCGGGACGAACATCGACACCGCGTTCATCGAGGTGGTCTTCCCCGAGGCGGTGCCGCCCGCGAAGATGAGGCTCTTGTTGTGCTCGATGCAGAGCCAGAAGTACGCCATCTGCTCGACGGAGAAGGTCCCGTACTCCACGAGGTCGACTGGCGTGAACGGGTCCTCGGCGTACTGGCGGATGGTGAACGCCGAGCCCCGCGGGGTCACCTCCTCGCCGAGCGCCAACTCCGCGCGCGACCCGTCCGGGAGCGTCGTCTCGACGATGGGGTCCCCGACGGAGACGTGGCGCCCGGACTGCTGGGCGAGCCGGATCACGTAGCTGTCGAGCGCCTCCTGTCCGAACGAGACGTTCGTCTCGATGTCCGTGTACTCGTCGTGGTAGACGAAGATCGGGAGGTCGTAGCCGTCGCAGGAGACGTCCTCGATGTGGCGGTCGTTGAGGAGGGGGTCGACCTTCCCGTAGCCGCGGAAGTCGCGGTAGAGGTAGTACGCGAGCGCGTGGAACGTGTCCATCCCGACCTCGACGCCGTACCCCTCTAACAGCGTCTCCAGCTCCGCTTTGAGCGTCTCCTCGTCCGTCTTGCCGCTCCCCTCGCGGTAGAGGAGGGGGTCGCGGATGTCGTCGACGACGCGGTCGAGGAGCTCGCGCTCGAATCCGTCGAGCTCGGGTTCGACGGCGTAGTAGCGGTGTTCGCTCTCGACCTCGTCGTAGGTGATGACGACGTACGCGTACGGGGCGTTCACCCAGTACCGGTCGACCTCGCGCTCGTCGTCGGGGACGACGAACGACGCGAGCGGGCCGTCCTCGCCGGGGCGGAACGGGCGGACGTCGAGCGTCGACCCCTGAAGCAGCTCCCACGTACGCGAGAGGCGCCGCTGGAGGGCCTCGATCCGGTCGCCGAGGTCGCTCCCGCCGGCATCACTCGCCATGGATACGGGGACGTAATGGCGGGGGAAGTTAAACTACCCCCGACGATTATCAGGAGCGAGGCCGGGACCCACGGCCGCGGCGCCGACGCGGCGCGGACGACTGAGGGTACGACGCGGACGCCGGGGGCGCCGTCGACGCGGCGCTGTCGGCTCCGCGCCGCCGATCCGCCCGTTACGTTGATACGGCCGGACCGCAAAGCGTTCCATAGGAAATGCGGCGTGACTACTTCGATCTGACCGTCGAGGGCGTCGACGAGGGCGCCGGCTCCCGATCGCCCCCGCTGGTGCGGATCGACTTCCACGGGCCGGAGGAACTGCTCCGCGAGCGGCTCTCCGGGGGCGAGAGCGACGACATCATCGTCGAAACGGACGGCGACGACCTGCTCACAGCAGACGAGATCGACGTCGCGTTCCGGCTCCGCGAGCCGCTGGACGAGGCGGACGACCCGGAGGGCGTCGTCGGCGTCACCAACCGGTACACCGGCGACTTCGTCCTCGAACTCAACGAGACGGCGACGGACGTCCTCCCGTTCATCCACGCCGCGCGCGACGCGACCGACGACGGCGACGCCCGGTACCGCGTCGAGATCGACGTCGACGGCGAGCGGCTCGTCGCCTACGACAAGGACACCTTCCTCGTGTACGACCACGAGGGGAACCTCCTCCGCAGCGAGAGTCTGATCCCCTCGGGCGTCGAGCTGTAGCGGCGGCGATTTTCCCGCGAGTCAGAGGCTGACGCTGTCCGGCACGAACCGCACCGAGTCCCCGGGCCGGAGGTCGAACGCGCCGTCCCCGCGCCCGTCGTTGACGTCGCACTCCGCGTAGCCGTGGCTCCCGACGGTGACGAGGCGCTCACCGGGGTCGACGGCGCCGAACGTCTCTGCGACCGGCGTGAGGTCACCGTTGACCCGGATCCAGTCGCGGCCGCGGACCAGCTCCCCGGGGACGTTGGTGATCACGTTGCCGAACCGGTCGATCGCGAGCACCTCGCCGTCGACCGCAATCACGTCGCCGTCGCCGTCCTCGCCGCCGGCCGCTTCATCGCCCCCATCGTCGCGCTCGACCGTCGGCTCCGGGAAGCGGACGTCGACGGGGTCGCTCGCGGGCGTCAGGTCGTCCATCGCCGCGAGCGTCTCGGCGACCGCGTCGGCGTCCGGAGAGCCGTTCGACGTCTCCGAAACCTCGTCGAGCGCCGCTCGGATCCGGGCCGCGGCCGGGGCGAACACGTCGCGGCCGTGGAACGTCTCGCTCGCGGGGTCGTCGACCGCGACGGTCCACGCCTCGACGTCCGACTCGTCGGCCGCCAGCGCTCGGGCCGGCGGCATCGCGAGTCCGTTGTCCGGGGCCACGATCACGTGGGCGCCGGCGCGGACAACCAGGGCGTCGCGGTCGGTGCCGACGCCGGGGTCGATTACAGCGCAGTGGACCGCCGGCGGGAACTCCGGGAGGACGAACCGGAGCCAGAAGGCGGCCGCACGCGGGTCTCCGCGCGGCAGGTCGTGGGCGACGTCGATCAGTTCGGCGTCCGTGTGCCGGCGGATCACTCCCTTCATCGCGGCGGGGTACGGCGAGCCGAAGTCCGAGGCGAGCGTTATCATGTCAGAACCCGCGGTCGGCGCAGATTTAAAAGGAACGGGCGGCCGCGCCATTCACTCTACCAACTGCGGTGGCGCGTGCCGACGAGCGCCCGCAGGGCGCGAGTCGCACGCGCGAGGGACGCGGTGAGTGACGGGTGACCGAAGGGAACCCGGAGCGAACCGCGAGGCTGGGGAGGTATGAGGTACGGTCGCTGTGCGGGGTGGGACTTAAAGGGGCAGCCGCGAGGCGGGCGCAGGCGACGTAAGCACCGCAGGGAGCGAGTGAAACGAGCGACTGAGGAGCGCAGCGAGCGTGCGCCCGCCTCGCGGCTGGGGCTTTGGAGGCGGTCACCGTCGATCTACGGTCATCTATTTATAAATGAGCGGCTGGGTCTTTGGAGGCAGTCACCGTCGAACTACCGATGGCCATTTATAAACGATCGAGGCAGCCAAAGTTGTTCTCCGTCGATCCTCAGTCGACGATTCGCGGCAAACGAACACCCACACGGTCGTACTCCCTGCCCTATTGGTCCGAAGGTTCGTCGCCTAACGAGTCGGTCTCGGCGATCCGGCGGATGCGCTCGACGCCGTCGACCTCGCGGATCACGTCGACGACGGCGTCCGGGACGAGGTCCGCCCAGTCGCGGCCGCGGATCATGCGCTCGCGGAGCTCGGTCCCCTCCAGCACGTCGCGGCGGAACATCGGCGACTGGCGCACCTCGACGCCGGCCTCCTCGAAGAGCCGGACGACGAGCGGGTTGTTCGAGTACGCGACGTCGAACCGCGGGGTCATGCTCTGGACGTGGCTCACCCAGACGGAGTTGCGGTCGAGGTCCTCGATGGGGACGACGTAGGTGGTGGCGTCCAACTCCTCGACCGCCTTCGTCACCATCATCACGCGCTCGCCGGCGGTGAAGGGGTTCCGCGTGGTGTGGGAGTCGCCGGCGGAGCCGATCCCCAAGACGAGCTCGTCGACCTCCGCCGCGATCTCTTCCACCATGTGCCGGTGGCCGTCGTGAAACGGCTGATACCGGCCGATGTAAAACCCCCGCATGAGTCTACGTACCGTCGGCGTCATTTATAAACCCCGTGGGAACGCTTGGACGCCGAGATCGGCGGACATACGGCTTCAAAACGGCGTTTGCTTCCCTCGGGCCGGTGCCTCCGGGGGGAGAAAGTATATCAGTAGCCGACCCGTCCTTTTCGATAGCGACACCCGATTCTATGAGCAACGAGAAGGACACGAACGACCCGACGGCCGACGACCCCGACGAACCGCCCCACGGCGGCGTCGACGACTCGAGTCCGGCGGGGAACGGCGAGGACGCCACGCGCGGCGACCCCGAGCCCGACGACGGTCCGGCGAACGACTCCGGCGCCGACGAGGACCCGGCCGCGGGCTCGGACGGGGAGTCGGCCGCGGGGCCCGACGACGAGTCGGCCGCGGACCCCGACGACGGGTCGGCCGCGGACCCCGACGACGGGTCGGCCGCGGACCCCGACGACGGGTCGGCCGCGGACCCCGACGACGGGTCGGCCGCGGACCCCGACGACGAGGACGACCCCTGGGACGACGGGGTCGTCGTCGACGACGGGGACGGGTTCGACGAGACCGACGTCGTCGGGGAAGGCACCGACGGGGCCCGGAACGGTAACAACCCCGAGCCGTCCGACGACGGCGGGATCGACGAGCTCGGGAGCACCGTCGAGGTCGAGGGCGCCGAGATCGACGAGGACCCGGACGAGGACGACCTCCTCGGCGGGCTCAAGATCGACACGACGGCCGAGCTCGAGATTCCCGACCGGCTCGTCGACCAGGTCATCGGGCAGGAGCACGCCCGCGACGTGATCATCAAGGCGGCGAAGCAGCGCCGCCACGTGATGATGATCGGCTCGCCCGGGACCGGGAAGTCGATGCTCGCGAAGGCGATGTCCGAGCTCCTCCCCAAAGAGGAGCTTCAGGACGTCTTAGTGTATCACAACCCCGACGACGGCAACAAGCCGAAGGTCCGCACCGTGCCGGCCGGCAAGGGCGACCAGATCGTCGAGGCGCACCGCGAGGAGGCGCGCAAGCGCAACCAGATGCGGTCGCTCCTCATGTGGATCATCATCGCCGTCGTGCTGGGCTACGCGCTCATCATCGTCGGCCAGATCCTCGTCGGCATCATCGCCGCCGGGGTCGTCTACCTCGTCTTCCGCTACCTCAACCGCGGGTCGGACGCGATGATCCCGAACCTGCTGGTGAACAACGGCGACACGAAGACCGCGCCGTTCCGCGACGCGACCGGCGCGCACGCCGGCGCGCTGCTGGGCGACGTGCGGCACGACCCGTTCCAGTCCGGCGGGATGGAGACGCCCAGCCACGACCGCGTCGAGGCCGGGGCCATCCACAAGGCGAACAAGGGCGTGCTGTTCATCGACGAGATCAACACGCTCGACATCCGCAGCCAGCAGCACCTCATGACGGCGATCCAGGAGGGCGAGTTCTCGATCACGGGCCAGTCCGAGCGCTCCTCGGGCGCGATGGTCCAGACCGAGCCCGTCCCGACCGACTTCGTCATGATCGCGGCCGGGAACCTCGACGCGATGGAGAACATGCACCCGGCGCTGCGCTCCCGGATCAAGGGGTACGGCTACGAGGTGTACAT is a window encoding:
- a CDS encoding type II/IV secretion system ATPase subunit is translated as MASDAGGSDLGDRIEALQRRLSRTWELLQGSTLDVRPFRPGEDGPLASFVVPDDEREVDRYWVNAPYAYVVITYDEVESEHRYYAVEPELDGFERELLDRVVDDIRDPLLYREGSGKTDEETLKAELETLLEGYGVEVGMDTFHALAYYLYRDFRGYGKVDPLLNDRHIEDVSCDGYDLPIFVYHDEYTDIETNVSFGQEALDSYVIRLAQQSGRHVSVGDPIVETTLPDGSRAELALGEEVTPRGSAFTIRQYAEDPFTPVDLVEYGTFSVEQMAYFWLCIEHNKSLIFAGGTASGKTTSMNAVSMFVPPRAKVLTIEDTRELSLYHDNWLSAVTRERRYEGTDIDMYDLLRSALRHRPEYIVVGEVRGEEAITLFQAMNTGHTTFSTMHADSIETVINRLENEPINVPRAMVQSLDMLSVQTLTRSDDERVRRAKTIGEIGGIDQRTGELDYSSAFEWVPDSDTFRRNDSSLLEEIADERGWSRAELLREVRRRERFIELLSALGIDDYRTFTALVNEYYADADRVMEKLDERAAAAEGVDAADIADETDAVAPGDGADRGPEAADGVDPDATDR
- a CDS encoding DUF5793 family protein, producing MRRDYFDLTVEGVDEGAGSRSPPLVRIDFHGPEELLRERLSGGESDDIIVETDGDDLLTADEIDVAFRLREPLDEADDPEGVVGVTNRYTGDFVLELNETATDVLPFIHAARDATDDGDARYRVEIDVDGERLVAYDKDTFLVYDHEGNLLRSESLIPSGVEL
- a CDS encoding SAM hydrolase/SAM-dependent halogenase family protein → MITLASDFGSPYPAAMKGVIRRHTDAELIDVAHDLPRGDPRAAAFWLRFVLPEFPPAVHCAVIDPGVGTDRDALVVRAGAHVIVAPDNGLAMPPARALAADESDVEAWTVAVDDPASETFHGRDVFAPAAARIRAALDEVSETSNGSPDADAVAETLAAMDDLTPASDPVDVRFPEPTVERDDGGDEAAGGEDGDGDVIAVDGEVLAIDRFGNVITNVPGELVRGRDWIRVNGDLTPVAETFGAVDPGERLVTVGSHGYAECDVNDGRGDGAFDLRPGDSVRFVPDSVSL
- a CDS encoding nicotinamide-nucleotide adenylyltransferase → MRGFYIGRYQPFHDGHRHMVEEIAAEVDELVLGIGSAGDSHTTRNPFTAGERVMMVTKAVEELDATTYVVPIEDLDRNSVWVSHVQSMTPRFDVAYSNNPLVVRLFEEAGVEVRQSPMFRRDVLEGTELRERMIRGRDWADLVPDAVVDVIREVDGVERIRRIAETDSLGDEPSDQ
- the lonB gene encoding ATP-dependent protease LonB; translation: MSNEKDTNDPTADDPDEPPHGGVDDSSPAGNGEDATRGDPEPDDGPANDSGADEDPAAGSDGESAAGPDDESAADPDDGSAADPDDGSAADPDDGSAADPDDGSAADPDDEDDPWDDGVVVDDGDGFDETDVVGEGTDGARNGNNPEPSDDGGIDELGSTVEVEGAEIDEDPDEDDLLGGLKIDTTAELEIPDRLVDQVIGQEHARDVIIKAAKQRRHVMMIGSPGTGKSMLAKAMSELLPKEELQDVLVYHNPDDGNKPKVRTVPAGKGDQIVEAHREEARKRNQMRSLLMWIIIAVVLGYALIIVGQILVGIIAAGVVYLVFRYLNRGSDAMIPNLLVNNGDTKTAPFRDATGAHAGALLGDVRHDPFQSGGMETPSHDRVEAGAIHKANKGVLFIDEINTLDIRSQQHLMTAIQEGEFSITGQSERSSGAMVQTEPVPTDFVMIAAGNLDAMENMHPALRSRIKGYGYEVYMEDTIEDTPEMRRKYVRFIAQEVAKDGRLPEFSAEAVEEIILEAKRRSGRKGHLTLKMRNLGGMVRVAGDIARGEDAEMTTRDHVLQAKGRSRSIEQQLADDYIERRKDYELQVSDGYVVGRVNGLAVMGEDSGIMLPVMAEVTPTQSGGQVIATGQLKEMAEESVQNVSAIIKKFSDENISEKDIHIQFIQTGQQGVDGDSASITVATAVISALENVGVDQSLAMTGSLSVRGDVLPVGGVTHKIEAAAKAGCDRVIIPAANEQDVMIEDEYEEMIEVIPVSHISEVLDIALEGETEKDSLVSRLKSITGSTLKDGNVSGPSNPSPQ